One Cupriavidus pauculus DNA segment encodes these proteins:
- a CDS encoding phage Gp37/Gp68 family protein: MSKGSKIEWTDHTFNAWLGCEPVSPGCDHCYAEVSTPVRVLGVKFGTRQPRHRTSAENWKQPLRWEREHAQFYEEHGRRQRVFSASLSDWLDNAVPIEWLVDLLDLVRRTPSLDWLLLTKRIGNFKKRLAEASDYVWNSGAGAIADAGSLREWIDAWRTGPPPENVFVGATIVNQAEADRDISKLLEVPAYVRFLSMEPLLAPVDISDFLTPSYPNCETGFAQGERMEVGYCGTCAGHVSDPIHNPAMRDFVDWVIVGCESGPYARPAHPDWVRSLRDQCVAAGVAFLFKQWGEWLPWDHFNAARIDDSLESTRYATMEWKGDRWEDVGHPIWSDSVDGIIDDRHCMGRVGKKAAGRLLDGKLYDGFPVAGAQRVRRSSALTTGAAVSCLGYA; the protein is encoded by the coding sequence ATGAGCAAGGGTAGCAAGATCGAGTGGACGGACCATACATTCAATGCCTGGCTCGGTTGCGAGCCTGTCAGCCCTGGCTGCGATCATTGCTACGCGGAAGTATCGACGCCAGTTCGCGTGCTGGGCGTGAAGTTTGGCACGAGGCAGCCGCGTCACCGGACATCCGCTGAGAATTGGAAGCAGCCCCTGCGCTGGGAACGAGAGCACGCGCAGTTCTATGAAGAGCACGGGCGCCGGCAGCGGGTGTTCAGCGCGAGTCTTTCAGATTGGCTAGACAATGCAGTGCCGATCGAATGGCTGGTGGATCTGCTTGACCTGGTGCGCAGGACGCCCAGTCTAGATTGGCTCCTGCTGACCAAGCGCATCGGCAACTTCAAGAAGCGGCTGGCAGAAGCCAGCGACTACGTTTGGAACAGCGGCGCCGGCGCTATCGCTGACGCGGGTTCATTGCGCGAGTGGATCGATGCATGGCGTACCGGACCCCCCCCTGAGAACGTCTTCGTCGGTGCCACCATTGTCAATCAGGCAGAAGCGGATCGCGACATCTCGAAGTTGCTCGAGGTGCCGGCATACGTCCGGTTCCTTTCGATGGAGCCGCTACTAGCCCCAGTCGATATCAGTGACTTCCTGACCCCGAGCTATCCGAACTGCGAAACCGGATTCGCCCAAGGCGAACGGATGGAGGTCGGGTATTGCGGCACGTGCGCCGGCCACGTCAGCGACCCGATTCACAACCCAGCGATGCGTGACTTCGTCGACTGGGTGATCGTTGGCTGCGAGAGCGGGCCCTACGCAAGGCCAGCGCACCCGGATTGGGTAAGGAGCTTGAGGGACCAATGCGTAGCCGCCGGCGTCGCCTTCCTGTTTAAGCAGTGGGGTGAATGGTTGCCGTGGGATCATTTCAACGCTGCGCGAATCGACGACAGTTTGGAGAGCACGCGATACGCCACGATGGAATGGAAGGGCGATCGCTGGGAAGACGTCGGACACCCCATCTGGTCTGATTCTGTCGACGGCATAATTGATGACAGGCACTGTATGGGGCGCGTCGGGAAGAAGGCCGCGGGTCGCTTGCTCGACGGGAAACTCTACGACGGATTCCCGGTCGCAGGCGCACAACGAGTGCGACGTTCGTCGGCGCTGACCACTGGCGCGGCCGTGAGTTGCCTTGGATACGCATAA